A stretch of Physeter macrocephalus isolate SW-GA chromosome 1, ASM283717v5, whole genome shotgun sequence DNA encodes these proteins:
- the B3GNT5 gene encoding lactosylceramide 1,3-N-acetyl-beta-D-glucosaminyltransferase encodes MDVRMFVSGRRVKKWQFIQLFATCFVLSLMFFWISIDNHIVSHMKSYSYRYLINSYDFVNDSLSLKHSEVGAPRYQYLINHEEKCQTQDVLLLLFVKTAPENYNRRSAIRKTWGNEKYVRSQLNANIKTLFVLGTPSDPLTRERLQKRLVWEDQMYNDIIQQAFADSFYNLTLKFLLQFSWANSFCPHAKFLMTADDDIFIHMPNLIEYLQSLERIGVQDFWIGRVHRGAPPVRDKSSKYYVSYEMYQWPAYPDYTAGAAYVISGDVAAKVYEASQTLNSSLYIDDVFMGLCANKIGIVPQYHVFFSGEGKTPYHPCIYEKMMTSHGHVEDLQDLWKDATDPRVKIISKGFFGQIYCRIIKIVLLCKLTYVDTYPCRAAFA; translated from the coding sequence ATGGACGTCAGAATGTTTGTTAGTGGCAGGAGAGTTAAAAAATGGcaatttattcagttatttgcCACTTGTTTTGTACTAAGCCTCATGTTCTTCTGGATATCGATCGATAACCACATCGTGAGCCATATGAAGTCCTACTCTTACAGATACCTCATAAATAGCTACGACTTTGTGAATGATAGCCTGTCTCTTAAGCACAGCGAGGTTGGGGCTCCTCGCTACCAGTACTTGATTAACCATGAGGAGAAGTGTCAAACACAAGACGTCCTGCTCTTACTGTTTGTAAAGACTGCTCCTGAAAACTACAATCGCCGTTCTGCCATTAGGAAAACATGGGGCAACGAGAAGTATGTTCGCTCTCAACTTAACGCCAACATTAAAACTCTGTTTGTCTTAGGAACACCTTCTGACCCACTGACAAGAGAAAGACTTCAGAAAAGACTGGTTTGGGAAGATCAGATGTACAATGATATAATTCAGCAAGCCTTTGCTGATTCTTTCTATAATCTTACTCTTAAATTTCTTCTGCAGTTCAGTTGGGCAAATAGCTTTTGTCCACATGCCAAATTCCTTATGACTGCTGATGATGACATATTTATTCACATGCCAAATCTTATTGAATACCTTCAAAGTTTAGAACGAATTGGTGTTCAAGACTTTTGGATTGGTCGTGTTCATCGTGGTGCCCCTCCCGTCAGAGACAAAAGCAGCAAATACTATGTCTCCTATGAAATGTACCAGTGGCCGGCTTACCCTGACTATACTGCAGGAGCTGCCTACGTGATCTCTGGTGATGTAGCCGCCAAAGTCTATGAGGCATCACAGACACTTAACTCTAGTCTTTACATAGATGATGTGTTCATGGgcctctgtgccaataaaatagGGATAGTACCACAATACCATGTGTTTTTCTCCGGGGAAGGTAAAACTCCTTATCATCCCTGCATCTATGAAAAAATGATGACATCTCATGGGCATGTAGAAGACCTTCAGGACCTTTGGAAGGATGCCACAGACCCaagagtaaaaataatttcaaaaggttTCTTCGGTCAAATATACTGCAGAATCATTAAGATAGTCCTCCTTTGCAAACTGACCTATGTGGATACGTATCCGTGTAGGGCCGCCTTTGCCTAA